DNA from Onthophagus taurus isolate NC chromosome 2, IU_Otau_3.0, whole genome shotgun sequence:
TAaagatctttttttttaatttgtcttGATTTGACAGATAATTAAGTTGGTCACACAATTGACAATTCactgatttttcaataaatttagtttatttataaatccatacaaatttctaaaaaattgctTAATTATCTGACTTTATTATCTTAACCATAAACAGAGTATTATGGGATTTAACGTATTATTGAATTGATAAGAGGCGATTTTCTAACCTGCTGACCAATGAGTAGATCACACTGTTATcgacatattttttttaattacgatGTAGTTTACAACAATATTATTTGTATGTAACAATAATACGTAATACGTCTGGCCGGCCCGTCGCATACACAAAACAATAATGGAATACACAGCAGAAAACTTGGAAAAGgcagtattattattttatagaaCAGAAGCATGTCAACAAGCAGAGGCTCATCAGTGGTTAACAGAGGCACAACATTCCCCACAAGCTTGGAGTTTTGTTTGGGATTTACTCCACCCTCAAAGAGTAAGATTCTAATCCATTTAATCGTTTATTTTCCCTCAAAGATTATTTCAAAGttcctaacctcacttttttgtAGGGCTCTGAAGTACAATTTTTTGGTGCTACAACTTTACACAccaaaattttgaagaattggAACGAAGTGCCACAAGATCATTATGAGATTctcaagaaaaaaatactgGATTCAATCATTAGCTTTGCGATGGGTCCTAAAATCGTACTCAATCGATTATGTATAgctgtaaaataatttttgatatagcgtttttggtgtttttaagattttgttttgtaGTTATCCGCTTATATCATTCATACTGTCCCAGCACATTGGCCAAAAGCTTTTGAGGAACTTGTCGCTGGGTTTCAACCTCAGCATTTACCCAATGTTGAACCTGAAAGAGTTATTTGGATATTACTGGAGATTTTAACTGTTATTCCAGAAGAGgtatattaaattgtaattaatgtGATAAGAATCAAATATTTTCGTGGAAATTTTAGTTTCAAAGTACAGCTTTAGCCACCAGCCAAAAAAATAGAGTAAATACAGCTTTATTAAATGTGTCAAAAGACATCTTAAAAGTGGTTGAAATGTGTTTAAAGCCAATTCCGAATGTAAAGTAAGTAACAAAACCTATATTAaaatgcaaatataaaattcattGAGTTTTTAGCtttgatatttcaaatttgacaacATATTTAAATGCAGTGAGATGTGCTTGTGCTTGGATACAAATTGGTGggattaatattgaaaattgtagCCATGTGATGGAattattaatagatttaaCTTGTTTTGTTTATTGGTAAGATActcaatgatttattaaattaaatattaaagttatctTCAGGCATAGATCTGACCCAGAAGGTATGAGTTCAGAAGAAATGGAACTTGCGGAAGTTGCTTTAGAAACTttaacaacaataatacaacACCCACATacacataaatataaaaatcatattattAAACACACTGCAGATATGATGGAAAAGTTTAGTAAGATTTTAGAAGCTGAAAGAAACGCTTTGGACccaaataaagtaaatttaacctcactttattgtaatgtcaaataaaatttgggttattttattttaggatATTTTAGCtacgatttatttattactaactGCAATTGCTGAGGGAcactcaaaaatatttattagttGTTTAAGAAATAGAAATACTCCGGAATGTAAAATAACAGAAGATCTTTTaacttgtttattaaaatgttctgATCTCCCTGGATCTTATCCTGTTGATGAAATCAGTAGTTCTATAACTTTTGCTGTTTGGTATACGTTACAagtaattgttaacttttacATGTAATCCAATTTGActattctttttgtttaaggATGATATTTTAGCATTAGGAACAGCTGAATGTGCTgaacttttacttttaataaaaccttATTATCGCGAATTGGTTTGTATAATGCTTCGAAAAGCGATGTTCCCGTCATCCGATGATAACCCATCTTGGTCTGCAGAGGATAGAGAAACCTTTCGTTGTTACCGACAGGATATAGCTGACACGTACATGTACTGttacaatgttttaaatatagaaatgctcgatattttaaattctaaattagACGAGGCGTTGGTAAAATGTTCTGTATCAAGAGAGTATTGGAATATTGTTGAAAGTTGTCTGCATGCTTTTGGGGCTGTTGCTGAATGTATTGAAATGGAAAATCTCTTCTTGCCAAAATTAATGGGCACTTTAAAAGAAGTTCCATATTCTGACCTCCATTTCAAAGTGTTATCGAGTTCACTAGAAGTGGTTGGGGCATATTCTGAGTGGTTAACCAATCACCCAGAAATGTTGGGAAATGTAATTCCATTAGTGGTATCAGGATTATCAAACACTGAGGTCTCTTTAAGTGCTACAATGGCTTTAAAAGATTTAACATTgaattgtcaaaaatatttacatccATACGCGGAACACATACTGGGTACATGTCAAACTGTTTTACAAAGTGGTCAATTACGTTTACCCGAACGAACGAGACTGATGTACAGCGTTGGTAGAATATTGAGTATTTTACCAGTAAACAACATTATGCAATATCTCAATGTGATTTTATCACCATCATTTGAAGAGATACAATCGTTGGTTAATAATGAGCCACATTCTTCGACAGCTACGATTTTGGTGACTCGTTTAAAAGTGATTAGTTCGTTATTTGCCACCTTACACGTCGAAACAACTTCAGAGGGTGCAGAACAACCTTTATTATTGGTTGTACAAAACACGATGGGGTTGTATAGTATGATTGGAACTAAATATAGCACAAATACTGAAGTTATTGaggtaaaaattatttttattagtgatgaaatttaaaatttttttgtatgtagGTTTTGTGTGGATTATTAAAACATGTCGTAAGCACTTTATTGGAAGGCTGCAAACCCTTACTGAATGATATATTGCAGTTAATTGTGAATATTTATAGAGAAATTCCTCAAGTTAGTGTTTTAGAATTATCCAAGactgtaagtatttttatgattaatataaataaatttattaataacttgaattcttttattaggtaatgtttttatttggtCCTGATAGAAAATATGTTCCATTAatgcaacaacttttaaaagaaCTGTGTAATATAACCCTACAAATGTGCGCTCAATTAACCAACAATAATCGATTATCTGAGAAGGTTGATGTGATAGAAGCTTTTTTTCGAATGTTGATGCAAGTATACAAAAAGGTTCCTTTACTTGTCCAGTCTGAAAGTGGTATTGACGTTACCGCTCTTTTTCAATGTGGTttgtaagaattttttattcacttaTTGGATTGACtatgttgtaaaaattttttagctGTGATGTGCCTCAGTATGCCCGAACTGAACGCCACAAAAGTATGCTCAGGGTTCCTAGTTCACTTTATAACGCAAAGTCGTGAATCAAATCAAGCGGTTGTTGTGCAAACATACGGCCAGTCACTAGTTTTAGCAATTCTAATcaatattggtaagaaaacatttttattaattcattaaggAATCACATCAGGAGGTAAGGTTTGCTAGAGGAGGATGAAGGACTATAGGACGGTCAGAACAGCGTTGGACGACGAGGTTGACGTGGTTTtgcataatttaaattttgaaatagtaAAGAGATGGGATAGGAATCAGGAATTAATCGAACACTATGTAGTAAATGGTTAATGATAAAGTATAAACTATCACTTTTAAGTATATAACTAATATACATATGATgataaatgttaggtataagaaaactttaaaaaattgttattttacttACTATTGAAAGTACTGGAAGTAGATAAACTACTTGGAGTAAACAAATAGTTCTTTAAGTACTACTTATGTCAAACAAGTAACAAGTATTCAGTACATTTTAAGCTAAATACTGAAAATACAAGTATTAAGTACTTACAATTTGGCAGTAAACTACTTAAAgtaaaaaagtacattttttacattttactgCAAGTAGCTCTGATACTGACAAAGATTAAGAGAAAATGTGGAAGGTTTGCGAGGACTGGGAATTCTAGAGAGAAGTTAGAAGGGTTGCTTTGTTGTTAACAAATGTTAAATAATCTCTGTTCCAAACCTTTGACCTGAACGAATCTTTtctaatgaaaatttaatattatatttttggtgTCTTATTTTAGGTGGGGCTGCTCCTCGAACTTGTTCGGACGTACTTACCGACCTCATTTTAGTATTGAATAAGAAGTACTGTGATAACCTTGCTCGTTGGTTGCACACGTTATTGCCTCAGGAGGGTTTTCCTTCTCCTCGAGTAACCATGGACCAGAAAGAAGCGTTTATCAAGTCAGTGTTAAggtataaaaacaaaaaaaaaaacaaatttcttttaagattaaaaaaaaatttatgttgcaTTTTTAGAGAAAAAGCGAATAAACGAAAACTGTGCGAAATTGTAACAGAATTTATGCTCTTATGTAggggaattttaaaagttggaaattaaaaaaacgaacagctttattttgtaaaggtaaggtattataattataaactgTCTTGCGCCCCGTATTTTTCCATTAATTCTTGTTTCCGTCTCTTAAGTAACGCTTGTTCCACTTCTTGTTGAGTCGGAACTGGAACATGTGCAGTAAAACGTTGTTTTCCATCCCAATCAGAAGTATCCATTTCATCATCagactattaaaaaaaagttttatattaaactcCACTTTTATATTAGAATTACATCTTACTTTTGAAACAGCATAAATatcctcttcttcttcactaGACTCCTCATCATTTCCTTGTTCCATTcgtttatctttattttctttccattCCGACACGGTTTTTTGAAtagctaaaaataattattaaattttgcggAAATTTTAATCATATCAAACATACAAATTTTCTCAGCGTTCATCTCTAAAGGTATTAGAATCCCGTCGTCGTCGTCCATGTAGCCGTAATAGTCAGCGTCGATGTCCTTCATCATTTCGGCACGCGTCTTCCTTGGCGGTGGCGGGGGTTCCTGCTCAAACAGCTCTCGAACACCTAAAACAAGGAACAATTATTTAACTAGTTTCACTACATTAagactaaaactaaaataaactcAGAATAGATAcaatttaaatagaattattCGATTACATAGAATTGTTCAATTTAAAAAGGAATGTACGATTTTTAAGTGActctttaaaaactttttaaacctTTATAGCGCTcaaagtaaatcaaaaatttctttttatttcatattaattCGATTATAACTCAgcttaaatcttttttaatgaGATGTATAAAGATTAATTCTGTTTAAGTtagtgaaaaaaaataatggtaTCCCtccaaagaatttaaaaaatataaagatgtATAACTTTACAAAAATGCTGTACATTTACATAACAAAATGGATTTGTAGTTGTTGTAACTTATTGTCCTTGTCAATATATTTTACATTCATCtcataaaattgttttgttcaCCTGGTAATTCCTTAGCCGCTCCAAAATATTTGTACCCACGATTTCCAGGTACTTCTTTTCCTTCGTGATCCAACATTCTCGGGCCTACCCTTTGATAATCAGGACCCCCCAATTCTTTAATTTGCGCCTCCCAGTGTCGTTTTTCCCGCAACAACTTATTAATCTCATCGTTTAAATCGCGAATACGAAATTCGCCTAACCCGGCATTTTGAATTTGAGCCACCTTTTTCGCTATTTCCCTGATTATTTGCATACGCCATTTCTCACAAGCGTATAAACTTTTACATTCAGAAGCTAGATATGGTCTTCGTTTCTTGTGCTTTTCATTTTCACCCAGTTGAGCTGCTCGCCAACGAGCCAAAGTTGTCCTAAAATGGggtatagattaaaaaaagcttatttttgaggttagaatACTTACATTGCCTTTTCAGCGTTCCTAgcctaaatttttaaaaaagaaaaagagtcgatattaatgtttttgtgGGTTAATGATGTTTATGAGATACTTACCATTGTGAATTAGTTAGCtaataattttcgaatttGTACTAAACATAACCtgaaacatcgaaaattttatgtttcttgaAAACATTGAAAGATGGCGCTGTTACATATCTTggtattaatgaaataataatagttaGAAATAAGATTACAATTAACAACATTAATATTGTAAGggattataaattaattatgaaaatgtgaaataaaaaataaaacaagttaattaattataaataattttaaatttggcgCCGTTGTGTTGTTATCACCTTTGAATAACAATGGCCGCCGAAAGGTGAGTCTTCCAcaataaattacttaattattaattgtgtttatcaatcaaaataggaaataaaatgttccgattaattaaatttatatagtGCATAAAAAAAGTCCTCAATTTGTCGAAATCAATTTGAATCTTGACGTTTATCGAGTTGAAATGAAAAGACCTCCACCAAGTGGTCCAAGTAATACTTAAAAAGTGTTAAATGTCCTCAGGTTCAATGTAATGTCTCCTACGGATAGTTGATAGCGGATAAGATACTGAAATGGAAAGCGTTATTGATGGACCCGGACGTGAAGCCGTTTCTTTGGCAGTAAATGGTATGTCTTTGGATACATCTTGGAGTTCGCAAGATGCCAACAATCAAAATGTCTTGTATATCGTAAGTTTTACTGTTTATTAATCATACAATTAAtgtaaacgttttttttttactaattagGTTAGTTATGTTAAAGATAACGAATTTAAAGTGGACTCAGAAAGCGAAGTTCAACAAAATTTCACAGAATTTGATCAGCATGTTAGCCCATTGGATCCAAATATGTGTTCAGTGGCGCAATACAGCCCAGTTTATAGCTCGGAAAATTCCATATCTTATAATAACCCAATAGTTTTGGTTACTAACAATGAATCTCAAGAAATTCTTTCTATACCTTGTTCTATTCCTCTTGTTGAAACTGAATTACTCATAAATGAATCTGTTGATGATCCTGATGCGCAGACTGTAGTGGAAGATGTTGGAAATGAACAAGAAGTTGAGTTATTAATAACAGATCAGAACACAGGGATCCAATACACAGTTACTAAAGAGTATTTAGTAGAAAGATGTTTAGCTGATGATCAacatttattagaaaatttagCGCCTGATACTTTATTAGATTCTGAGCTTTTAGCTTTAGATGATAACGTTTTAAAATCACAATTTTCTGAAATTGTAGTTGAACCGACTCAATTATTGAACGGTTTAGTTaaggttaataaaaatggaaacaaAATAGATGATTCAGatgaattagataaaattaaaaatgacgaTGAATGTAGAAGATTCTTAAGAAGAACCGATTGTTGTCCCGATCCAGAACAAGAAATGTTATGTTGCGTGCGCCCAATTTCAGATAAACCAGTTCCAACGCGAGCTTGGGCCACCCTCCCAGAACCATATTTAATCATCCAAAACATTTCCGAAACCGAAGTCGGCGTTTTTGCTAAAAAAACCATTCCTAAATTAACCCAATTTGGTCCTTTAGAGGGGACATACATCGAATCAAACAACATTAGCGATTGCGGAATAGAATTTTTCGTTCAAAATCAACTAAATCAAGTTctaaaaattgacgtttctGATGAAAACAATTCGAATTGGATGCGGTTTGTTCGACCGGCTGTAACATTTAAAGAACAAAACTTGGTTCTCGTCGAGAACGAATCTTTGTTATATTTCGTTAATTACGACCCAATTTTACCTAAACACGAGTTGAGAGTTGGTTATAGTAAATCGTATGCGCGAAAATACAATTTGAAGGTTTTACCACAAACGGTCGATGAGACGAATTTATGGCCCTGTTATGAGTGTACAGAAAAGTTTACTTCTTCGGAACTTTTACAGAATCATTTAGATGTGCATGATgataaagttgatattaaaattaaaaagaaacggaaaaaaattgttcagaagaaagaaaaagatgtTTTGGGTTGTAGTGATGGTGTCAAGGTTgatgataaagaaaaacataatatagtaaggtaaatattttagttagatATTgacataaattacaaaaatctttttttttttaattaacccaTTAATGTGTAATGTCCCTTAAAACTGGAcgtcaaaattatatttaaagcTAATGTATTACTAGCGACAGTTAATTTGCATGTGGAAATAGCAAAAAACCACTGGCGCCAATAAATTGGTACCAATAATCATAGCGCCAATAAAGTTGACGCTAAAATGAACAAATCCGGTAATAAACCGTCCAAAAAAAGGACATGAGAACAAACAGTACTATTTCTAGAAACGTCTAAACAATATCCTTGTTTGTGGAATCTGAAAATTCCACAATTTCAGGACCGACTGGCATAAAATGAAGTTGTCAGAAGGATTGTTGAAATTATGAAGAAAATAGTTCCTAATTCTGGCAAACATATATTACAAGGATGTAAAAGAATCCCCAGAGGCCAAAAATATTAAGTTGCTTAAACTTGCTTACagtttttagttgtttttgtattttagagGATACTTCCCTCAACAAAAACATGAAACTCTCTTCAATCATtcttaaatgattaaaaaatgcttCCTGatcttcatggtataattctCTAATTAAAGGACTAAACGCATCTAGCT
Protein-coding regions in this window:
- the LOC111427124 gene encoding importin-13, with translation MEYTAENLEKAVLLFYRTEACQQAEAHQWLTEAQHSPQAWSFVWDLLHPQRGSEVQFFGATTLHTKILKNWNEVPQDHYEILKKKILDSIISFAMGPKIVLNRLCIALSAYIIHTVPAHWPKAFEELVAGFQPQHLPNVEPERVIWILLEILTVIPEEFQSTALATSQKNRVNTALLNVSKDILKVVEMCLKPIPNVNFDISNLTTYLNAVRCACAWIQIGGINIENCSHVMELLIDLTCFVYWHRSDPEGMSSEEMELAEVALETLTTIIQHPHTHKYKNHIIKHTADMMEKFSKILEAERNALDPNKDILATIYLLLTAIAEGHSKIFISCLRNRNTPECKITEDLLTCLLKCSDLPGSYPVDEISSSITFAVWYTLQDDILALGTAECAELLLLIKPYYRELVCIMLRKAMFPSSDDNPSWSAEDRETFRCYRQDIADTYMYCYNVLNIEMLDILNSKLDEALVKCSVSREYWNIVESCLHAFGAVAECIEMENLFLPKLMGTLKEVPYSDLHFKVLSSSLEVVGAYSEWLTNHPEMLGNVIPLVVSGLSNTEVSLSATMALKDLTLNCQKYLHPYAEHILGTCQTVLQSGQLRLPERTRLMYSVGRILSILPVNNIMQYLNVILSPSFEEIQSLVNNEPHSSTATILVTRLKVISSLFATLHVETTSEGAEQPLLLVVQNTMGLYSMIGTKYSTNTEVIEVLCGLLKHVVSTLLEGCKPLLNDILQLIVNIYREIPQVSVLELSKTVMFLFGPDRKYVPLMQQLLKELCNITLQMCAQLTNNNRLSEKVDVIEAFFRMLMQVYKKVPLLVQSESGIDVTALFQCAVMCLSMPELNATKVCSGFLVHFITQSRESNQAVVVQTYGQSLVLAILINIGGAAPRTCSDVLTDLILVLNKKYCDNLARWLHTLLPQEGFPSPRVTMDQKEAFIKSVLREKANKRKLCEIVTEFMLLCRGILKVGN
- the LOC111427126 gene encoding pre-mRNA-splicing factor ISY1 homolog, encoding MARNAEKAMTTLARWRAAQLGENEKHKKRRPYLASECKSLYACEKWRMQIIREIAKKVAQIQNAGLGEFRIRDLNDEINKLLREKRHWEAQIKELGGPDYQRVGPRMLDHEGKEVPGNRGYKYFGAAKELPGVRELFEQEPPPPPRKTRAEMMKDIDADYYGYMDDDDGILIPLEMNAEKISIQKTVSEWKENKDKRMEQGNDEESSEEEEDIYAVSKSDDEMDTSDWDGKQRFTAHVPVPTQQEVEQALLKRRKQELMEKYGAQDSL
- the LOC111427264 gene encoding PR domain zinc finger protein 10-like — translated: MESVIDGPGREAVSLAVNGMSLDTSWSSQDANNQNVLYIVSYVKDNEFKVDSESEVQQNFTEFDQHVSPLDPNMCSVAQYSPVYSSENSISYNNPIVLVTNNESQEILSIPCSIPLVETELLINESVDDPDAQTVVEDVGNEQEVELLITDQNTGIQYTVTKEYLVERCLADDQHLLENLAPDTLLDSELLALDDNVLKSQFSEIVVEPTQLLNGLVKVNKNGNKIDDSDELDKIKNDDECRRFLRRTDCCPDPEQEMLCCVRPISDKPVPTRAWATLPEPYLIIQNISETEVGVFAKKTIPKLTQFGPLEGTYIESNNISDCGIEFFVQNQLNQVLKIDVSDENNSNWMRFVRPAVTFKEQNLVLVENESLLYFVNYDPILPKHELRVGYSKSYARKYNLKVLPQTVDETNLWPCYECTEKFTSSELLQNHLDVHDDKVDIKIKKKRKKIVQKKEKDVLGCSDGVKVDDKEKHNIVRSFKCRQCKLIFETEDALKTHSSQHLQNNHICEVCGMSFGSVSQLDYHLNMKHATSKKSGKKSFDCVLCSKSFATIERRQKHMLVHGSEESKPLQCDKCSRRFINNSALAYHLKTHIVGRKQFECPICKETFVYVLQLKLHVKQHCIDGQYTCPHCQKLFTKYSIIRKHIRALHCERKHACQQCSKHFPTLDKLRMHLLKHSDHREFGCAECGKHFKRKDKLKEHCQRIHSEERENAAPKFVPKVEPTDYHRFIYKCHTCMVGFKRRGMLVNHLAKRHPDISPNSVPELNLPILRATRDYFCQYCDKVYKSSSKRKAHILKNHPGAALPLSNKTHSSTADLPNPTFSQTVGSVTTHPHSCEFCYKQYASKAKLLQHLRKKHLDLIQNVAQNESKEIRNDEGEVEKVLDDEILTHLGADYQLVSIEEFPQGESDSRLYRLLTTTNNMVPPR